A window from Populus trichocarpa isolate Nisqually-1 chromosome 3, P.trichocarpa_v4.1, whole genome shotgun sequence encodes these proteins:
- the LOC18097212 gene encoding UPF0481 protein At3g47200, with product MDQSDEVSLDINEIANSLREQLKIKKAFSPACCIYRVPEPLRELNEKACAPRVVSIGPIHHGKENLKAMEDHKIMYLQQFLEQSKVSVEDLINIIMENETQLRDCYAETIDLRTKEFATMIVLDAVFIIMLSLNMKHIYETRHDHIFYRPWKFFDVMWDMCLLENQLPFFILEKLFELTSVAANTDNCTLIELTCLLLQNIMHEWVKEDSWKKLNSSEVLHFVDFIRKCQQPTVQNRQERGTGILRAPTATELHQSGVKFKHPEKSSLLDVSFSNGILEIPQLTIHGRTEILFRNLQAFEQCHCISEDKFVNEYIAFISCLGSAPKDVGLLAHNENLKYLGNSDRAVSNLILILQKESDVSVDGFLSGVCEELTLHCRKSRHKWKATLKQVYFNNPWTGISVAAASFLLILTVIQTVCSILQLR from the coding sequence ATGGATCAGAGCGATGAAGTTTCACTTGATATCAATGAGATAGCCAATTCTTTGAGGGAGCAATTGAAGATCAAGAAGGCTTTCTCCCCGGCATGCTGCATCTATAGAGTCCCCGAACCATTGCGGGAGTTAAATGAGAAGGCATGTGCACCTCGAGTAGTCTCTATAGGCCCAATTCACCATggtaaagaaaatctaaaagctATGGAAGACCACAAAATAATGTACCTGCAACAATTTCTTGAGCAGAGCAAGGTAAGTGTTGAGGATTTAATTAACATTATCATGGAGAATGAAACACAATTACGTGATTGTTACGCAGAGACCATTGATCTTAGAACGAAAGAATTCGCAACAATGATCGTACTGGATGCTGTCTTCATTATTATGCTCTCACTGAACATGAAGCACATTTATGAAACTAGACATGATCACATTTTCTATCGTCCATGGAAGTTTTTTGACGTGATGTGGGATATGTGCTTGCTTGAAAATCAGCTTCCATTCTTCATCCTCGAGAAGTTGTTTGAGCTAACCAGCGTAGCTGCCAATACTGATAATTGTACCCTTATTGAGCTTACCTGTCTGTTATTACAAAACATAATGCATGAATGGGTAAAAGAAGACAGTTGGAAAAAACTCAATTCCTCTGAAGTCCTACATTTCGTTGACTTTATAAGAAAGTGTCAGCAGCCTACGGTGCAGAACCGTCAAGAGCGAGGAACAGGTATTTTAAGAGCACCCACTGCGACGGAGCTCCATCAATCTGGAGTGAAGTTCAAGCATCCAGAAAAAAGTTCACTATTAGACGTAAGTTTCAGTAATGGGATTCTAGAAATTCCACAGCTAACAATACATGGCCGTACAGAAATCTTATTCAGAAATCTCCAGGCCTTTGAGCAATGCCATTGTATATCTGAGGATAAGTTCGTAAATGAATATATTGCTTTCATCAGCTGCCTCGGCAGTGCTCCTAAAGATGTGGGACTACTTGCTCATAATGAGAATTTGAAATATCTTGGAAACAGTGACCGAGCAGTGTCAAATCTCATTTTAATTCTTCAAAAAGAAAGTGATGTCAGTGTAGATGGTTTTCTTTCCGGTGTCTGCGAAGAGCTGACTTTACATTGCAGAAAGAGCAGGCACAAGTGGAAGGCAACCTTGAAGCAGGTTTATTTTAACAATCCATGGACTGGCATCTCTGTTGCTGCTGCTTCATTTCTCCTTATTCTTACTGTCATACAGACGGTGTGCTCTATCCTTCAATTACGATAA